cctcctccacctccttcGACATCCTCGTCCGCATCGTTTACGTCGTCGAGATCGGCTTCGAGGTCCGCGCCGAGACCCCGAGAGCGCCGTCGCTGGTTCCTCGCCCTCCTCGCGAAGCACCCCGCGGGGTCGTCGAACGCGGCGGAGCAGGGGGCATCGCCGcggtcggcggcgccgcctccggcgtcgtcgccgccgccgccgccgccgccgcggttCCACTCGCGGCGCTCGACCTCGCCGTCGGCGACGGACCAGGAGGAGGCCGGGAAGGAGTTCCCGGGCACGGTTTCGAAGAGGCGGGAGCCGAAGAGGCGCTTCACGCGCACCTCGAAGCTCTCCTCCatggcgctctctctctctctctctctctctctctctcttcctctccctctctctcgatCGATCAATCGCGATAGGctttgcttttaaaaaaaaccctaaacaCACCACCGCCTCTTCGCTCCGacgtttttattttattttcttttattatttattattttcctcTAAATCGGTAAACTTGAACGaaggcccctcaactatagcctATTTTGAATTACACCCCccaactcttttttttgtgttgatTCAGGCCCCTCAATCTTTAATCATAAAGtaattttatccaaataaatTAGGATTGGACAAAGtaattttatccaaataaatTAGGATTGGATAAAGtaattttatccaaataaatTAGGATTGGACAATTGGAGATGGCTGCATACTTTAACCATCATTTGCGAACGGTTTAAATTTTTCCGAAATTGCACGTAATGTGCGCGCTGTATAAActgtacaaaaaaaataaaatttatagtgtTTCTTTTTCAGTCCCTACATCCGCAAACTCCTTTAAAAtactttattatatattattatgtaatcCGCGGCGGTAACACTAGTAAaactcccttttttttctttttctttttttttttttttttttttatgtgtgtGTTTTTGTAACTTGTTGGTTTTTAATTATCCAGTTGAGAGGTACTTACACGAAAAAAGATTGAATCACAAAGGAAGTATATGTAGAAGATTGAATTTTCCAACATTAATTTGCTACACAGTTTAGATTCAAATCATATTTATGTATCTTATTCAAACAACAAATTTAACAATTGccgtataaataataataataatctcttCATTATTTAAAGTAAACAGGTAGAGATATCAAATTGGGTTATGAACAATCTACATCTTTGTCTGATTCttcagaaaacaaaacaaaaacaaaaacaaaaacattttGATTCCTTATTTATGTGGAATTTTATGGTTTCCATATGAATGGTGGTGGGGGACTATTTGAATAGAATGGTCTCATAGAGGAGAAAATGGTGTTTCTATCGATtccgccgtcgctgccgctgctgccgccgctacTTGTCAGCGAAATCAGTGCCGCAACAAGCCCTGCATTTCCCGCCAAAGTCGGCTCGGTGTAGTTCTCGCTGTTTCTGATGTCAAAGAACTGGTCAGAGCGGTCGGGCCCCGCCACCATCGCCCCCGTGATAGTGTTGGGGTTCATTGATTTTCTGTCGCGCCACTTCCACCCGCCGGTACACGAATACGAATTGCCGTCGTTCGGGATCGACGCGCCACGGTGGTGGACGTGCCTCGGGTAGTTGTGTCCGTGACCGACAACGTAACTCATGTTCATGGGATTGGATCCTAAGATGTAGTTCACCTGCAATCGTAAATCGAAGATCAGCATCGTCGATTACAATCGATATAAAAATCGTTTAATCCGCGTGAAATGGAGATCTAACAATGAATTTTGAGACTTTAACAATCTTTTGTAAGAGATTTAGTGATTAGTGAATGATCAAACCACAATTTAATTACGCTATCAAAGTAGAGAAAAGGTTTAAGCAGGAACCTGAGATACTGCGAATTTGCGGAGGGTGTCGGAGTCGAAGTACTCAGGGCCGCAGTACCATCCGGGTATGTTACTTGCATTCATGTAATCTGCATATAGGGATGCTAAAAAGGCCGCTTTTGCCGCATATTGCAAAGGACGGGGGCCGCCATGGTTCAGTTGAATCAGTCCCCCTaccaccccaaaaaaaaagaagaaaataagtgCTTACTcgaatagaaagaaaaaacaacagAAATTTACATAGATTATACTTAATACGCCGAATTAAACATTTATATAATATTCCACAATCGAGGGCTTGTTTTGCTACTTTGGAGCTTAAATACATAAGtgttgttttagttttttttcattaaaagaaCCCTCGATAACTTTTCAATGTGGtagaagcaaaagcttcaaattagagTTTCTACTTTTGGGCCAAAAAGCTTATTTTAGCTTCTCGCTATAGCAGAAGCTCCATAGATAACCAATTCCTTGTTGTCGGCACAATCATAGACTTACTAAaaggaaggggaaaaaaagaaggatcATCCACATCCACCTCTAGTCCAATTGAACACATTAAATTGCCGAAGGTACGAGCACATGTTCCGATTGGTCGCATTGTGGTAAATTCTAAGCATTTCCTCATAGGGGTACCCTGGATTCAAGAAGATCCTAAGCCTCGCTAAAAGTAGCTCAGCACCAGGAAGCTTATTGTCCCAACTAAACACACTCGAATCCGATGATAAGTTTGAAAATCCCTCAGCTTTCTCCAGAAGCTTATTCTCTGTCGCAAGTGAGAGATAGCTATAGTTTCCAGTCGCGTAGAATAACCAAGCGGCGCCCCAAATGAACTCATCCCAATAACCCGTGGAGTTGTAGAACGGCTCGATCAACTCGTTCCGGAAAGAATAAGGCGTCTGCTCTTTGGACTTTGTAGCGAATTGATAAGCCGTCTCCGCTGCTTCGACGAGCTTCTTCGAATAGGAGGTGTCGTCGCGAAATACTATAGAAGCAGAAGCTAAAGCTGATGCTACCTCACTACTTAAGTCAGGAGCCGAGGGGGCAGACAGTATTGGCTGAGGGTAATTGATGTTTTCTGGCCTTTGCCAGCAGTATCCATCATCTGGGGTGGTGGAATCTTTTTTTGCTACTCCTACCTGATATTGCATTAGATGCGAAAAATGTTAATCGATAAGTGTATGAGAATAATATTTTCGAGACCAACAATGTACAGCAATTAAGCTCGCCAAGTACTACCATTCATAAGTAGCTAGAAAACACATGTCACAATAATATCGACAACCACGGAAGCATACAAGGAGCGTAAAGGACGATAGGATTATTAGATACAAATACCGTGGCTTGGAAAACACTTAGCCTCTCAAGTAGCAAAATCTTGTAACCTAATTTGTTTTCTGCTATTTTACATTGTAAATCTACACGAAAGGGAATGCTAATCAAACAGATTCAAAATGGCAAATTTTGATCAATTGTCGAATTTCATGCTTTCCTTCGATGGGTAGACGAAAAACTAAGAAAAATAGTGCTTTTGCTCAAATAGAGAAACATATAAAAGATTATTACAACAGGTGCAAAATCATGCTACACTAGAGAGCAACTATGAATCAGGAAAAGATGTTAGTTTACCTGGATATATATTTTGTCGATTGTCGAGGCCGAAGAATTGAAGGTCCGGAGCAAGTAATCGGTGCCCCACTTAATGATATCTCTAATGTGGTCGTGTTCTCCGATTGCGTCATATTTATGACCATACTCTATCACCGACCAGCTTAAAAGTGTCATCGAAAACGCCATCGGAAAATGAAACTTGATGTTTTTGCCGCTATCATAATATCCTCCAACTAGGCCAGCCTTAACATCTGGTAACTGCTGAATATTGTTCACACCGCAATCTCCGCGCCATGGAATACCGTTGGATCTGGGTAAATGACCAGCtgattaagagaaaaaaatcataTGCGCATGAGTAGAGCAACATAAGAGATGCGTGATCGTAGGTGGGCTTAGATGGAACTTCTGAAGAAGTGCTATTTGAGTAGAGCTGCTTGAAGAAGCATCGATGTGCTTTCGATTGATATATCCTCGACATAATTTAACAAGGAAATGATAGGCTTACACTTTTGCGCATTGAAGAACTTGAGCGCCTTATGCAGGGCTTCGGTGTACTCATCGGGGAGCAAAACAAGCTCTTTGTGCTTCGGTATCATCTTCACTACGAAAATCGGAATTGCCGTAACAACACATGCGATTAAAGAAGAAAGCAACACCCAGTTGAACAACTTCCTTTTGCAAACAATGCAACCCAAATCGATGTAGTTGTTCGTCTTCTTGGATTCGCCGCAAGGCTCGAGAAGCCAACCCTGCTGGGCATCATCCAGCTGCTGGCGCGGCAGCGCTGCACGGTCCAAGTCCAAGTCCGGGCTGTTCTCGTCCTCCGCCTCCACTTGAATCTCAAATGAGCCTCCCCAGTGGTTGGCTGCGTACATCTTTCGATCCAAATGTGCGTAAAAGAGCAAAGTTGCTGGGGTACCTACACCACATTAATTGGATTACGACATTTGAGATATGACTCTTTTTTTGTGTGTATAAGTTACAGGGAATTGCTTATCTGATGTATTAATCCTGAAATAAAGTTGAGAAAATGAACCACACGAAGGAATCCGATTGAGAAAATAATGTGAATTATTCGAAATGTTTTCGAATTCTTATTAATTTTGTCGAGCGTGTAGTAGAAGATGACTGAGAGTAAAGAAGAAAACCAAATAGctatattttcaataaaaatacaGCATATATAAATGGCATCATTTGGTTTATAAACAAACCGATTGTTACAGTAATATAAACAATTCAAAACTAATAAAAACTTTCATTTTACATGTTTGAATGGTGATtaatgcacaaaaaaaaaacccaaatagTATATCTTTGATTCAAACACATATACAAGAGAAACCAATTGAGTTGATGATTTTAACGATTCAAAGATGTCAGGAAACAAACAAGAAGAACACCAAGTAATGTATCTTCGATCCAATTGCACCATTAAAAGGCATAGGTTAGATTACGAGATCAACGAAATGGTCAAAACAAAATAAACCCAAACGAAAAAATTCAGAAACTCATCAGCATCTAAATTGTCATTGAGGCATAAAAAAAGAACATCAGTAAGCGAATCTTTGATCCAATTTCACCTTCATAAATGGCATAAGTTGGATTACGAGATCAATAAAATGAACAAAACTTAAAACAAAGAAAACCCAGAAGCGGTAACAACATGAATGAGTTGAAGAACTCATCAAAATTCTCCTTTTTTATGCATGTAAATTCTGATTGGAGCAAAAAGAAGAACCCCAAAACTAAATTCTATATCTTTGATCCGAACAAAAATAGTACATAAATGGCATCAGTTGAACCGCGAAAATCAATGAAATGATTATAATTAAGAAAACCCAGATGAGATAACTACGTAAACAAGTTAAAAAACTCCTCAAAATctgtttttttcttaaatatatatatatataaattgtgaCAGATACATAAGGAAGAACAACAAATAGCATACATCTTTGGTCCAAAAAATGGCATAATTTGTACTATGAGATCAGTGAAATGATTAAAAAActtaaacgaaaaaaaaaacccagatGAGAAAACAATACAAACAAGTTAAAAAGACTCATCaaaatctgttttttttttttttctagtatcTAAATTGTGACTGGGACATAAGGAAGAACACCAAATAGCATACATCT
This DNA window, taken from Ananas comosus cultivar F153 linkage group 21, ASM154086v1, whole genome shotgun sequence, encodes the following:
- the LOC109726230 gene encoding endoglucanase 12-like; this encodes MYAANHWGGSFEIQVEAEDENSPDLDLDRAALPRQQLDDAQQGWLLEPCGESKKTNNYIDLGCIVCKRKLFNWVLLSSLIACVVTAIPIFVVKMIPKHKELVLLPDEYTEALHKALKFFNAQKSGHLPRSNGIPWRGDCGVNNIQQLPDVKAGLVGGYYDSGKNIKFHFPMAFSMTLLSWSVIEYGHKYDAIGEHDHIRDIIKWGTDYLLRTFNSSASTIDKIYIQVGVAKKDSTTPDDGYCWQRPENINYPQPILSAPSAPDLSSEVASALASASIVFRDDTSYSKKLVEAAETAYQFATKSKEQTPYSFRNELIEPFYNSTGYWDEFIWGAAWLFYATGNYSYLSLATENKLLEKAEGFSNLSSDSSVFSWDNKLPGAELLLARLRIFLNPGYPYEEMLRIYHNATNRNMCSYLRQFNVFNWTRGGLIQLNHGGPRPLQYAAKAAFLASLYADYMNASNIPGWYCGPEYFDSDTLRKFAVSQVNYILGSNPMNMSYVVGHGHNYPRHVHHRGASIPNDGNSYSCTGGWKWRDRKSMNPNTITGAMVAGPDRSDQFFDIRNSENYTEPTLAGNAGLVAALISLTSSGGSSGSDGGIDRNTIFSSMRPFYSNSPPPPFIWKP